In a single window of the Deinococcus aetherius genome:
- a CDS encoding response regulator yields MEGMAYTILVADDDAAIRTMLEVILSADGHTITAVADGRAALEYLQNHTPDALLLDIEMPLMDGFEICSRVKRVKRLRGTPVLLMTALDDDHTRDQAKLVGADDLVYKPLSGKNLRGRLTHLIEARRPRETGAPQEK; encoded by the coding sequence ATGGAGGGTATGGCGTATACCATCCTCGTCGCGGACGACGACGCGGCCATCCGGACCATGCTGGAGGTGATCTTGTCGGCGGACGGACACACCATCACGGCGGTGGCGGACGGGCGGGCGGCGCTGGAGTACCTGCAAAACCACACGCCCGACGCGCTGCTGCTCGACATCGAGATGCCCCTGATGGACGGCTTCGAGATCTGCTCGCGCGTCAAGCGCGTCAAGCGGCTGCGGGGAACGCCCGTGCTGCTGATGACGGCCCTCGACGACGACCACACCCGCGATCAGGCCAAGCTCGTCGGCGCGGACGACCTCGTGTACAAGCCGCTGAGCGGCAAGAACCTGCGCGGGCGGCTGACGCACCTGATCGAGGCCCGCCGTCCCCGAGAAACGGGCGCGCCCCAGGAGAAGTGA
- a CDS encoding transglycosylase domain-containing protein, whose product MFLRFLKLTTSLLLAGGVAAAGVGATYATKWARELPDYRTLDTFTFGAETRVFARDGTPLGTLVPKIGEQAVSRTLVRLDEISPYMTASLIANEDRRFFEHYGLDPYGIGRQFQRAAQGEDVQGGSTLTNQLIKNTLLFDEYKQARTPDRKVKEWMLSVQVERAFTKEEILQNYLNAIYWGDGGPVELYGIYSAAQAYFRKTPKQLSLAESAYLTILVPTPNRYFDYAAVRPLMKVLLNRMVEDKWITRAQADAAWREKLQPRGWKVAYDAEGNLKGAKLVDRSAKELKAVTSTRAQHFVSQVEQELVRRFGRDKVYGAGGLRVYTTLDPKLQNAVETASREASSLAYRGFPPGATLGATILDPYTGEVLGMIGQKIVPGQPLPDWNNAAQGQRQIGSTIKPLLYTTALSTGLDQTHREEDKPITFPCAIGCKDGVYKPQNFEGHTTFRNMTIREALDRSLNLVTVRLADRIGLQTFFGKIRELGIPPNDGTGLAAALGAVETTPVKMAAAYSTFVNGGLYRAPRYITRVTTARGEVLYDAANDTTRAKRVWTPQVAFLGLDMIRGVVNDLNERQGGLATRAKFGEWPVAGKTGTSNGPKDFWFVGTTPLYTGAVWVGKQQGGEMPTYYYSGYVNAPIWRRMMEIAHAGKTPTAFLEPPGITYAEAPDSGYLPGVKIAQIDPQYNTSTTAIERDAPPPTVYREATWQPTEDPRTTVINVDRTTGRLATEFTPPDRIEQRRVYVEELPAYAPDPNPQPLRDEKPDPEALKVVRAQQTTPSPKATEPDDTAAP is encoded by the coding sequence GTGTTCCTGAGATTCCTCAAACTCACCACCTCCCTGCTGCTGGCGGGGGGCGTCGCGGCGGCGGGGGTCGGTGCCACCTACGCGACGAAGTGGGCGCGCGAGCTGCCCGACTACCGGACGCTCGACACCTTCACCTTCGGGGCCGAGACGCGCGTCTTCGCCCGCGACGGCACGCCGCTGGGCACCCTGGTCCCCAAGATCGGCGAGCAGGCGGTCAGCCGCACCCTCGTCCGCCTCGACGAGATCAGCCCCTACATGACGGCGTCGTTGATCGCCAACGAGGACCGGAGATTTTTCGAGCACTACGGCCTGGACCCCTACGGCATCGGGCGGCAGTTCCAGCGGGCCGCGCAGGGCGAGGACGTGCAGGGCGGCTCGACGCTGACGAACCAGCTCATCAAGAACACCCTGCTCTTCGACGAGTACAAGCAGGCGCGCACCCCCGACCGCAAGGTGAAGGAGTGGATGCTCTCGGTGCAGGTCGAGCGCGCCTTCACCAAGGAGGAGATCCTTCAGAACTACCTCAACGCGATCTACTGGGGCGACGGCGGCCCGGTCGAACTGTACGGCATCTACTCGGCGGCGCAGGCGTACTTCCGCAAGACGCCCAAGCAGCTCTCGCTCGCGGAAAGCGCCTACCTCACCATCCTGGTGCCCACCCCCAACCGTTACTTCGACTACGCGGCGGTGCGGCCCCTGATGAAGGTGCTGCTCAACCGCATGGTGGAGGACAAGTGGATCACCCGGGCGCAGGCGGACGCGGCGTGGCGCGAGAAGCTCCAGCCGCGCGGCTGGAAGGTCGCCTACGACGCGGAGGGGAACCTCAAGGGCGCCAAGCTGGTGGACCGCTCGGCCAAGGAACTCAAGGCGGTGACGAGCACCCGCGCACAGCATTTCGTGAGTCAGGTCGAACAGGAACTCGTCCGCCGCTTCGGGCGCGACAAGGTATACGGCGCGGGCGGCCTGCGGGTGTACACGACCCTCGACCCCAAGCTCCAGAACGCGGTGGAGACGGCCAGCCGCGAGGCGTCGTCGCTGGCGTACCGGGGCTTTCCACCCGGCGCGACGCTCGGCGCCACCATCCTCGACCCCTACACAGGCGAGGTGCTGGGCATGATCGGGCAGAAGATCGTGCCGGGGCAGCCGCTTCCCGACTGGAACAACGCGGCGCAGGGCCAGCGGCAGATCGGCTCGACGATCAAGCCGCTGCTCTACACCACGGCGCTCTCGACCGGGCTCGACCAGACGCACCGCGAGGAGGACAAGCCGATCACCTTCCCTTGCGCCATCGGCTGCAAGGACGGCGTGTACAAGCCCCAGAACTTCGAGGGCCACACGACCTTCCGCAACATGACGATCCGGGAGGCGCTCGACCGCTCGCTCAACCTCGTCACCGTGCGGCTGGCCGACCGCATCGGGCTCCAGACCTTTTTCGGGAAGATCCGGGAGCTGGGCATCCCGCCGAACGACGGCACCGGGCTGGCGGCGGCGCTGGGGGCGGTGGAGACGACGCCCGTCAAGATGGCCGCCGCTTACTCGACCTTCGTGAACGGGGGGCTGTACCGCGCGCCGCGCTACATCACCCGGGTGACGACCGCGCGGGGCGAGGTGCTGTACGACGCCGCGAACGACACCACGCGCGCCAAGCGGGTCTGGACGCCGCAGGTCGCCTTCCTGGGGCTCGACATGATCCGGGGCGTGGTGAACGACCTGAACGAGCGGCAGGGCGGCCTCGCCACCCGGGCGAAGTTCGGCGAGTGGCCGGTGGCGGGCAAGACGGGCACCTCGAACGGCCCCAAGGACTTCTGGTTCGTGGGGACCACGCCGCTCTACACGGGCGCGGTGTGGGTCGGCAAGCAGCAGGGCGGCGAGATGCCCACCTACTACTACTCCGGCTACGTGAACGCCCCGATCTGGCGGCGGATGATGGAGATCGCCCACGCGGGCAAGACCCCGACCGCCTTCCTGGAGCCGCCCGGCATCACGTACGCGGAGGCGCCCGACTCCGGCTACCTGCCCGGCGTGAAGATCGCCCAGATCGATCCCCAGTACAACACCTCGACCACCGCCATCGAGCGCGACGCCCCGCCGCCCACGGTCTACCGCGAGGCGACGTGGCAGCCGACAGAAGACCCACGCACGACCGTCATCAACGTGGACCGCACGACGGGCCGTCTCGCCACCGAGTTCACGCCCCCCGACCGCATCGAGCAGCGCCGGGTGTACGTCGAGGAGTTGCCCGCCTACGCCCCCGACCCCAACCCCCAGCCCCTGCGCGACGAGAAACCCGACCCCGAGGCCCTGAAGGTGGTGCGCGCCCAGCAGACCACGCCCAGCCCCAAGGCCACCGAGCCGGACGATACGGCGGCTCCCTGA
- a CDS encoding penicillin-binding protein, with protein sequence MRPMRHAPLLTLLLALGTPDAGARVRLGELLPSHPWTSGEREVVVVYSHDCGDLGDLWGAVLGAGLPVRAVNAEDVPAPAPKGVNVWRGPEATAFARALRVGAYPTVLLVREGRVLNAWEGNFGGNLGLVGTAGR encoded by the coding sequence ATGCGGCCCATGAGACACGCTCCCCTCCTCACGCTGCTGCTGGCCCTCGGCACCCCGGACGCGGGGGCGCGGGTGCGGCTCGGAGAACTCCTGCCCTCCCACCCCTGGACCTCCGGCGAGCGCGAGGTCGTCGTCGTGTACTCGCACGACTGCGGTGACCTGGGCGACCTGTGGGGGGCGGTGCTAGGCGCCGGGCTGCCCGTGCGCGCCGTGAACGCCGAGGACGTGCCCGCTCCGGCGCCGAAGGGCGTCAACGTGTGGCGAGGCCCGGAGGCGACCGCCTTCGCCCGCGCGCTGCGGGTGGGGGCCTACCCGACCGTGCTGCTTGTGCGAGAGGGGCGGGTGCTGAACGCCTGGGAGGGGAATTTCGGGGGGAATCTGGGGCTGGTGGGGACAGCGGGGCGCTGA
- a CDS encoding cytochrome c biogenesis CcdA family protein, which translates to MFASPGAPSVTVAFLAGLISFLSPCVLPLVPSYLGVLGGARAPLGRALGFVLGFGLVFIALGATASSLGALLAPHKVLLGRLAAVLIVFFGLVMLGVIRLPVLMRDTRALGNAGGYGPVALGAAFAFGWSPCLGPALGSILGLAASSASLGTGVGLLAAYTLGLAVPFLIAALLWNRLNLRRLNRYAGIFERVGGAVLVLVGVLMLTGQFTRLASFFYEVMPAWLRV; encoded by the coding sequence ATGTTTGCCTCTCCCGGTGCCCCGTCCGTCACGGTGGCCTTTCTCGCGGGGTTGATCTCGTTCCTGAGCCCGTGCGTGCTTCCGCTCGTGCCGAGTTACCTCGGTGTGCTGGGCGGGGCGCGGGCACCGCTGGGGCGGGCGCTGGGCTTCGTCCTGGGCTTCGGGCTCGTCTTTATCGCGCTGGGGGCGACGGCGAGCAGCCTGGGGGCACTGCTCGCTCCGCACAAGGTCCTGCTCGGGCGCTTGGCCGCCGTCCTGATCGTCTTCTTCGGGCTGGTGATGCTGGGCGTGATCCGGCTGCCGGTTCTGATGCGGGACACGCGGGCGCTCGGCAACGCCGGAGGGTACGGGCCGGTCGCGCTGGGGGCCGCCTTCGCCTTCGGGTGGAGCCCGTGCCTGGGCCCGGCGCTGGGGAGCATCCTGGGCCTCGCCGCGAGCAGCGCCAGCCTGGGGACGGGGGTGGGCCTCCTCGCCGCGTACACGCTGGGGCTCGCCGTGCCCTTCCTCATCGCCGCGCTGCTGTGGAACCGGCTGAACCTGCGGCGGCTGAACCGGTACGCGGGCATCTTCGAGCGGGTGGGCGGTGCGGTCCTCGTCCTCGTCGGGGTGCTGATGCTGACGGGGCAGTTCACGCGGCTGGCGAGCTTCTTCTACGAGGTGATGCCTGCGTGGCTGAGGGTGTAG
- a CDS encoding ABC transporter ATP-binding protein, which yields MRGVNLDVPVGDGLTLLGENGAGKTTLLRVLASGLRPTRGEGRVLGFDLRDGRAVRECVHLMPVDGGLYPDLTGEENLDFALQMHGQSGDAAGALRRVGLTRAATRRVRFLSAGMRKRLALARAHLLARPVTLVDEPFANLDEGGRELTLELLGDLAAQGVTLVIAAHEPHLARRVAPRAVRLVGGKVEDRGT from the coding sequence CTGCGCGGCGTGAACCTCGATGTCCCTGTCGGTGATGGGCTCACCCTGCTCGGCGAGAACGGGGCGGGCAAGACGACGCTCCTGCGGGTCCTCGCCTCGGGGCTGCGGCCCACCCGAGGGGAGGGGCGGGTGCTGGGCTTCGACCTGCGGGACGGGCGGGCGGTGCGCGAGTGCGTTCACCTGATGCCGGTGGACGGCGGGCTGTACCCCGACCTGACGGGCGAGGAGAATCTGGACTTCGCGTTGCAGATGCACGGGCAGTCCGGGGACGCGGCGGGGGCGCTGCGGCGGGTGGGGCTTACGCGGGCCGCCACCCGCCGCGTCCGGTTCCTGTCAGCGGGGATGCGCAAGCGGCTCGCCCTGGCCCGCGCTCACCTCCTCGCGCGGCCCGTCACGCTGGTCGACGAGCCCTTCGCCAACCTCGACGAGGGGGGGCGGGAACTCACCCTGGAGTTGCTCGGCGACCTCGCGGCGCAGGGCGTGACGCTGGTGATCGCCGCGCACGAACCTCACCTCGCGCGGCGGGTGGCGCCCCGGGCGGTGCGGCTGGTCGGCGGGAAGGTGGAGGACCGTGGAACGTAG
- a CDS encoding heme exporter protein CcmB yields MERRAWGVEKQSDPTTLHSPASTVRPALTLAAKDLRVAGRTRDTLLATAFFAGLVLLVLGLALGGDGTARTPPQTAGVAAGAVWTALALAAAVGAQRAFAQEQEAGALEQLLLYPGAHGALYVGKLLGVLGPLFLVAAFTLPAGLILFGAAGAGRAVPWGALALLTALGVVGFAAGTTFYGSITVNLRAREALLPALAFPILVPVVIASVKATTLLLTGGWTPEVTTWVVFLAAFDLGTVILATLLFGFAVEG; encoded by the coding sequence GTGGAACGTAGGGCGTGGGGCGTGGAGAAGCAGAGCGATCCGACCACGCTCCACAGTCCAGCCTCCACCGTCCGCCCGGCCCTCACCCTCGCCGCCAAGGACCTGCGGGTCGCCGGGCGCACGCGGGACACGCTGCTCGCCACGGCCTTCTTCGCGGGGCTGGTGCTCCTCGTGCTGGGGCTGGCACTCGGGGGGGACGGGACGGCGCGCACGCCCCCGCAGACGGCGGGCGTCGCGGCGGGGGCGGTGTGGACGGCCCTCGCGCTCGCGGCGGCAGTGGGGGCGCAGCGGGCCTTCGCGCAGGAGCAGGAGGCGGGGGCGCTGGAACAGCTTCTCCTCTACCCTGGAGCGCACGGGGCGCTGTACGTGGGCAAGCTGCTGGGGGTGCTGGGTCCCCTCTTTCTCGTCGCGGCGTTCACCCTCCCGGCGGGCCTGATCCTCTTCGGGGCGGCGGGCGCGGGGCGGGCGGTGCCGTGGGGGGCCCTCGCGCTCCTCACCGCCCTGGGAGTCGTCGGCTTCGCGGCGGGGACGACCTTTTACGGCTCGATCACGGTGAACCTGCGGGCGCGCGAGGCGCTGCTCCCCGCACTCGCCTTCCCCATCCTGGTGCCCGTGGTGATCGCCAGCGTCAAGGCGACCACGCTGCTGCTGACGGGCGGGTGGACGCCGGAGGTCACGACCTGGGTGGTGTTCCTCGCGGCCTTCGACCTGGGGACGGTCATCCTGGCGACATTGCTGTTCGGGTTCGCCGTGGAGGGGTAG
- a CDS encoding leucine-rich repeat domain-containing protein, giving the protein MLANGEKVGTDGLNHQHTTGARGHELLALLGNDPSARPDHLNLNGCHLHALPESLWRCKGARVLSVYDNGLTAVPEWVWDLTRLTTLNLSANRLTELSAGLGRLTELQMLDLGHNELSSLPDVFAELRGLRFVYLSNNRLTGLPDSLGRLGSLVYLNVTDNALTALPEWLGELGSLAEFRAYNNALTSLPASLGELTGLRELHAMNNRLTSLPPELGGCARLGKLMLQGNALTALPDEIGKLGALAELDLRFNNLTSLPSSLAELEGLRFLDLRANGLTAVPEGLAFLPGLERLDLRWNCLSSLPPAFRRLEERGCLLYT; this is encoded by the coding sequence ATGCTCGCAAACGGGGAGAAAGTCGGCACGGACGGCCTGAACCACCAGCACACGACCGGGGCACGCGGCCACGAGTTGCTCGCCCTCCTCGGAAACGACCCCTCCGCCCGGCCCGATCACCTCAACCTGAACGGCTGCCACCTCCACGCCCTGCCCGAGAGCCTGTGGCGCTGCAAGGGCGCCCGGGTCCTGAGCGTGTACGACAACGGGCTGACGGCGGTGCCCGAGTGGGTCTGGGACCTGACGCGGCTCACCACCCTGAACCTCTCGGCGAACCGGCTGACCGAACTCTCCGCCGGGCTGGGCAGGCTGACCGAGTTGCAGATGCTCGACCTCGGCCACAACGAATTAAGTTCGCTGCCCGACGTGTTCGCCGAGTTGCGCGGGTTGCGGTTTGTGTACCTGAGCAATAATCGGCTGACCGGGCTGCCGGACTCTCTGGGGCGCCTGGGCTCGCTGGTCTACCTCAACGTCACGGACAACGCCCTGACGGCTCTGCCGGAGTGGCTGGGCGAGTTGGGGAGCCTCGCCGAGTTCCGCGCTTACAACAATGCCCTCACGTCCCTGCCCGCCTCGCTGGGAGAACTGACCGGGTTGCGGGAACTGCACGCCATGAACAACCGCCTGACCAGCCTGCCGCCCGAGTTGGGAGGCTGCGCCCGGCTGGGCAAGCTGATGTTACAGGGCAACGCGCTCACGGCACTGCCCGACGAGATCGGAAAACTTGGCGCACTTGCCGAGCTGGACCTCCGGTTCAACAACCTGACGAGCCTGCCCTCTTCCCTGGCCGAACTGGAGGGCCTGCGCTTCCTCGACCTGCGGGCGAACGGGCTGACGGCGGTGCCGGAGGGGCTGGCCTTCCTCCCGGGGCTGGAGAGGCTGGACCTGCGCTGGAACTGTCTGTCCTCCCTGCCCCCCGCGTTCCGGCGGCTGGAGGAGCGGGGTTGCCTGCTCTACACCTGA
- the ccsA gene encoding cytochrome c biogenesis protein CcsA, with product MRQDQVTTGLGAATLLALGAAVALGLSAPQDINQGSLVRLMFVHVPTAWLSYLAYGGTGLFGLLYLITRQRRFDRLALSSAEIGVLFTVATIVGGMLWAKPTWGVYWVWDARLTTTALSLVVYGGYLLIRSLIDDPERRARVAAVVGLVGTLYVPINYMAVEWWRGVHQTQTLKLLGKIRFDAAPVYGWVLLAATVAFTLLYFYLLRVRAILAAREEAREERELMADLNVGEAVRG from the coding sequence ATGAGACAAGACCAAGTCACGACGGGGCTGGGCGCCGCGACCCTCCTCGCCCTGGGGGCGGCGGTGGCGCTCGGGCTGAGCGCGCCCCAGGACATCAACCAGGGCTCGCTCGTCCGCCTGATGTTCGTGCACGTGCCGACCGCGTGGCTGAGTTACCTCGCCTACGGCGGGACCGGCCTCTTCGGGCTGCTGTACCTGATCACCCGCCAGCGCCGTTTCGACCGCCTGGCCCTGAGCAGCGCCGAGATCGGCGTGCTGTTCACCGTGGCGACCATCGTGGGCGGGATGCTGTGGGCCAAGCCGACCTGGGGTGTGTACTGGGTGTGGGACGCGCGGCTCACGACGACGGCGCTGAGCCTCGTGGTGTACGGCGGCTACCTCCTGATCCGCAGCCTGATCGACGACCCGGAGCGCCGGGCGCGGGTGGCGGCGGTCGTGGGGCTGGTGGGGACCCTGTACGTGCCGATCAACTACATGGCGGTGGAGTGGTGGCGGGGCGTGCACCAGACGCAGACCCTCAAGCTGCTGGGCAAGATTCGCTTCGACGCCGCGCCCGTGTACGGCTGGGTGCTGCTCGCGGCGACCGTCGCCTTTACCCTCCTGTACTTCTACCTGCTGCGGGTGCGGGCCATCCTCGCCGCCCGCGAGGAGGCGCGCGAGGAGCGCGAGCTGATGGCGGACCTGAATGTCGGGGAGGCCGTCCGTGGATAA
- the ccmD gene encoding heme exporter protein CcmD — protein sequence MDKYAAYVIVVYVVTLLLLAAYLGWMWLRLRANREEESR from the coding sequence GTGGATAAGTACGCCGCCTACGTGATCGTGGTTTACGTGGTGACCCTGCTGCTCCTCGCGGCCTACCTCGGGTGGATGTGGCTGAGGCTGCGGGCGAACCGGGAGGAGGAGTCGCGGTGA
- the ccmE gene encoding cytochrome c maturation protein CcmE yields MTLPSPLPQARRRRRSPLPTVLGVLALAGLTAFIAFGNLGRSLEYFVTPTEYLQQRAEFEGRPLRIGGLVKTVQYNPQTLDLKFNVTDGGASFPVQYRGAVSDLFKENQGVVVRGEFQGNTFHASELIVKHSEEYHVPQTQAELKDLLRQSE; encoded by the coding sequence GTGACCCTGCCCTCCCCCCTGCCGCAGGCGCGGCGGCGCAGGCGGAGCCCGCTGCCCACCGTCCTGGGCGTGCTCGCCCTGGCCGGGCTGACGGCCTTCATCGCCTTCGGGAACCTGGGCAGGAGCCTCGAATACTTCGTCACGCCGACCGAGTACCTCCAGCAGCGCGCCGAGTTCGAGGGGCGCCCCCTGCGCATCGGCGGGCTGGTGAAGACGGTGCAGTACAACCCGCAGACCCTCGACCTGAAGTTCAACGTGACGGACGGCGGCGCGAGCTTCCCGGTGCAGTACCGGGGGGCGGTGAGCGACCTCTTCAAGGAGAACCAGGGGGTCGTCGTGCGCGGCGAGTTCCAGGGCAACACCTTCCACGCCTCCGAACTCATCGTGAAGCACTCCGAGGAGTACCACGTCCCGCAGACGCAGGCCGAACTCAAGGACCTGCTGAGGCAGAGCGAGTGA
- a CDS encoding heme lyase CcmF/NrfE family subunit: MLNLISFQSSALGALGQLALLAALAFTLGGTWLAVVGGIKSDARATEAARRAVWAVFALVSLATLTLMAALLGDNFSVRYVAEHSMRASPTWVKVTSLWGALEGSILLWAWLLAGFAFVLSLTLRRDALRPWALGAMFVNLLFFVGVCATVASPFTPVSQMVADGRGPNPALQNHWMMAVHPVLLYLGFVGLSVPFAYAVAALVTGRLSDHWVVTTRRWTLTAWAFLTAAIVAGGWWSYETLGWGGYWAWDPVENASFIPWLLATAFLHSVQIQERRGLMRSWNVWLIVLAYASTVLGTFLNRSGIVQSVHAFAGGPVGPVFLGFLAFLLVAGIGLAAWRAPHLRDEGEAPAPLSREGAFLAGNWLFLVFAVMVLVGTLFPTFVEAVQGRRDASVGPTFYNAFAIPLGLGLLLLMGVGPLLPWRRAEGQGLWRALRPLLLAGIGAAVIAFVLGVRSPGVLGTVALGAYNLVGLGLLTARALRQRGGNFAGLVREQPRRYGAYLAHVGLVVIALGIAFSGAYRQDAQATLNVGAAPTTLLHETLALQGTRVDTKPYGRSQVARVLIDGQPFEARLNTYVQGGDSAFAAPAVRYGLLGDTYLVVTAFDAQGKWASVRLIESPLVSWIWWGTLVVVLGAGLTLVTPRRVAVRVPVTRAAPATD; this comes from the coding sequence ATGCTGAACCTGATTTCCTTTCAATCGAGTGCGCTCGGGGCGCTGGGGCAACTGGCCCTGCTCGCGGCCCTGGCCTTCACCCTGGGCGGCACCTGGCTCGCCGTTGTCGGGGGCATCAAGTCTGATGCCCGGGCGACCGAGGCGGCGAGGCGGGCGGTGTGGGCGGTCTTCGCGCTCGTGAGTCTCGCCACGCTGACCCTGATGGCGGCCCTGCTGGGGGACAACTTCTCGGTGCGGTACGTGGCCGAGCACTCGATGCGGGCCTCGCCGACCTGGGTGAAGGTGACGAGCCTGTGGGGGGCGCTGGAGGGCTCGATCCTGCTGTGGGCGTGGCTGCTCGCGGGCTTCGCCTTCGTGCTGAGCCTGACCCTGCGGCGCGACGCCCTGCGGCCCTGGGCCCTCGGCGCGATGTTCGTCAATCTGCTCTTCTTCGTGGGCGTGTGCGCCACGGTCGCCAGCCCCTTCACGCCGGTCTCGCAGATGGTCGCCGACGGGCGCGGACCCAACCCCGCCCTGCAAAACCACTGGATGATGGCCGTCCACCCGGTGCTGCTGTACCTGGGTTTTGTCGGCCTGTCCGTGCCCTTCGCGTACGCGGTCGCCGCGCTCGTGACCGGGCGGCTCTCCGACCACTGGGTCGTGACCACCCGGCGCTGGACGCTGACCGCCTGGGCCTTCCTGACCGCCGCCATCGTCGCGGGCGGCTGGTGGAGCTACGAGACGCTGGGGTGGGGCGGCTACTGGGCGTGGGACCCGGTGGAGAACGCGTCGTTCATCCCCTGGCTGCTCGCCACAGCCTTCTTGCACAGCGTCCAGATTCAGGAGCGGCGCGGGCTGATGCGGTCGTGGAACGTCTGGCTGATCGTGCTGGCGTACGCGAGCACGGTGCTGGGGACCTTCCTCAACCGCTCCGGCATTGTGCAGAGCGTCCACGCCTTCGCGGGCGGGCCGGTGGGACCGGTGTTCCTGGGCTTTCTCGCCTTCCTGCTCGTCGCGGGGATCGGGCTGGCGGCGTGGCGTGCTCCCCACCTGCGGGACGAGGGGGAGGCTCCCGCTCCGCTCAGCCGTGAGGGGGCGTTCCTGGCGGGGAACTGGCTCTTCCTGGTCTTCGCGGTGATGGTCCTCGTCGGCACCCTCTTCCCCACCTTCGTCGAGGCGGTGCAGGGGCGGCGGGACGCCTCGGTGGGGCCCACCTTCTACAACGCCTTCGCCATTCCGCTGGGGTTGGGCCTGCTGCTCCTGATGGGCGTGGGGCCGCTCCTCCCCTGGCGGCGGGCCGAGGGGCAGGGCCTGTGGCGGGCGTTGCGTCCCCTGCTGCTGGCAGGAATCGGGGCGGCGGTCATCGCCTTCGTGCTGGGGGTGCGGAGCCCGGGTGTGCTGGGAACCGTCGCGCTCGGGGCGTACAACCTCGTCGGGCTGGGCCTGCTGACGGCCCGCGCCCTGCGGCAACGGGGCGGCAACTTCGCGGGCCTGGTGCGCGAGCAGCCCCGGCGGTACGGCGCCTACCTCGCCCACGTCGGGCTCGTCGTCATCGCGCTCGGGATCGCCTTCTCGGGGGCGTACCGGCAGGACGCGCAGGCCACGCTGAATGTCGGCGCGGCACCGACCACGCTGCTGCACGAGACGCTGGCGCTCCAGGGGACGCGGGTGGACACCAAACCCTACGGACGCTCGCAGGTCGCCCGGGTGCTGATCGACGGGCAGCCCTTCGAGGCGCGGCTGAACACCTACGTGCAGGGCGGCGACTCCGCCTTTGCCGCGCCCGCCGTGCGGTACGGGCTGCTGGGCGACACGTACCTCGTGGTGACGGCCTTCGACGCTCAGGGGAAGTGGGCGAGCGTACGGCTGATCGAGAGCCCGCTCGTGTCGTGGATCTGGTGGGGCACGCTGGTCGTGGTGCTGGGGGCCGGGTTGACGCTCGTGACGCCCCGGCGCGTGGCGGTGCGGGTGCCGGTGACGCGGGCGGCCCCGGCGACGGACTGA
- a CDS encoding TlpA family protein disulfide reductase translates to MVLVTELSTKTNSTTQAPAPLWRRLLPPVLAAGLVGVLGAALLSPARNTPDGGPLINKPAPAFTLESLDGTQVSLASLKGRPVVLNFWASWCGPCREEAPLFRELSGRQSAGQGLAVVGVLFQETNEGNARDFIREYALAYPSLRDPGIKTGINYGVSGIPETFFIDREGVIRDKASGGLTHERLNAGLAKIGVEGL, encoded by the coding sequence ATGGTACTTGTGACTGAACTGTCCACGAAGACAAATTCGACCACTCAGGCGCCCGCTCCCCTGTGGCGGCGGCTGCTGCCGCCCGTGCTCGCCGCTGGCCTCGTCGGGGTGCTCGGCGCGGCGCTGCTGAGTCCGGCGCGCAACACCCCGGACGGCGGGCCCTTGATCAATAAACCCGCCCCCGCCTTCACCCTGGAGAGCCTGGACGGCACCCAGGTCAGCCTCGCCTCCCTGAAGGGCCGCCCGGTCGTCCTGAACTTCTGGGCGTCGTGGTGTGGGCCGTGCCGGGAGGAGGCGCCCCTTTTCCGGGAACTCAGCGGGCGGCAGTCGGCGGGGCAGGGGCTGGCGGTCGTCGGGGTGCTGTTCCAGGAGACGAACGAGGGGAACGCGCGGGACTTCATCCGGGAGTACGCCCTGGCCTACCCCTCCCTGCGCGACCCCGGCATCAAGACGGGCATCAACTACGGCGTGTCGGGCATCCCCGAGACGTTCTTCATCGACCGTGAAGGCGTGATCCGCGACAAGGCGTCGGGGGGGCTCACCCACGAGCGGCTGAACGCTGGGCTGGCGAAGATCGGGGTGGAGGGGCTGTGA